The genomic DNA TGCATAGACACAGGCTATAGTAGCATCCTGTAGACTGTAAAGCTCTATACCCCTTCTACCATACTTCCATGCATTTCTATCTGGATTTGCGAAGAATACAAAAACTGCGGGAGCCTCAGCTATGAACCACTGATTCAGAGCGAATCTCGCTATCTGCGCCTTCTTTCTCTCGTCCCTGATAAGCACTACTTCAAAAGCCTGTAAATCGCCAGCAGAAGGTGCTTTACCCGTAGCCTTGAGTATTAGATGTATTTTTTCTTCTTCAACTGGATCTTTTCTGTAACTTCTTACAGAGTGCCTTCTTTCTATAACTTCAAAGAACTCCATTGTTTAAAAGCTCCACAACTTCTTTATCCTCTACCTGACGAAAATCCTTATAAAACATACCCACCGCAAAACCTGGTTCTTCAGATATGTGGTAGCAATAAACTTCGTCCGCATATTCCCTTATTTTCCCCAAAGTGTCAGCGGGACATACTGGAGAGGCGACTATAACCTTTACAGCACCCTTCCTTTTGACAAAACTAACACCTGCTATTACCGTATAGCCCGTTGCTATGCCATCATCAACTACTATGACCTCCCTGTCTGTTACGTCAGGTGCACCCCCTTTTAGAAAAAGCTTCTGCCTCTCTCTTATTTTGCTAAGCTCTTCAGAAGCGACCTTCCTTATATCCTCTTGTGAGATCTTAAAGTACTCCACAGTTCTTTTATCAATGTATAGTTCACCGTCTGGATCTATCGCTCCGAAAGCGAGTTCGGGATTCTGAGGAACGCCGAGTTTTCTCACTATCAACAAACTCATAGGCAGATCAAGAACTTTCGCTACTTCTTTCGCAACAATTACACCACCCCTCGGTATACCCAGAACTATAGGATTTAATTTTCTGTCTATCTTATCTTTTATATACTCCCCCAGTATTTTTCCCGCTGATACTCTATCAGGAAAAATCATCTTAAATTAAATATATGAGCAAACGCAGGAAAAACAAGATAAAGATTGAACACAGTCTACTTGAGGGTCTTGAGGAACATCTTAAAGTTATATCAAGTTTTGATAGCGTCAAAAGTATAATACCGGGAAGGATAGCAAGACAGAACGGAGGAAGAGGATCAAAGGGTCTATTTTTAAAGTACGCAACACCGTCAGGGTTTAAGCTCCTTTACAAAAACGGTACGTCCACACAGGAGGTTTTTGTGGTGTGTAGCGATAGTAAAGCTTTTGAAAAACAGTTTAGAGAAACTTACGGATACGAAGTATAGCCTTGTGGATCAGAAGTGGATCATACACACCCATATCCCTCAGAAGCCATCCGTCACCTCCCGTGATTATTAGTGAAAATTCTCTAAAGTATGTTTTTTTGAGTTCATCAAGGAGGACAACTATAAAGCTTTTGGCTTCTCTGAGTATGCCTCCAAGAATGGCACTTTGGGTGTCCCTTCCAACGAAAACATCTACCTTTTTCAGATCCAACGATGGTATAAGTTCAGCCTTTTCAGATAGACATTTAAGCTTTCCCAAAAGACCCAGAGTTATAAACCCACCTTCAAACGCACCTCTAACAAGTACGTCAAGTACTAAGGCTGTACCACAGCTTACGACAAGGGCATCTTCCGAGTAAAAATTTAAAGCGCCGTAAAGGTTTAAAAGTCTGTCTATCCCTACATTCTTAGTGTCAAAGGTTGCTTTCAGAGGTATGTGTTCGTTCAGTATAAAGCAAGCATTCTTGAAAGTTTCCATTAGGAACCTATTCATAGAAGGTTTTACGGATGCTATATAAATCTCATCGTAAGAGTTCTTCAAATCTTCTACCTGCCAATGAGAAAACTTACCGAGAAAGGTGATATCCTTGCCATCAAAAAGGCAAGCATCTATACTTGTATTTCCTACATCAAGGGTAAGAACTTTCATGGATCTTAGTTCCTTCCTTATCAACATCAAGTACCAGATACATCGCTTTTACACCTTCTTCCTTGAAAGCCTCCACCATAGCTTTCCCTACAGCGTCAAAATTATTCACCGAAAAGCTGGCTATAGATGGTCCCGCACCACTCAGAAATACAGCCAAAGCACCATTTTCGTAAGCTCTTTCTATTATGTGATAAAACCCAGGTATGAGGCTTGCCCTATACGGCTGGTGTAATCTGTCTTTGACGGCTTCTCTTAGGAGATCGTACCTTCCTTTGCACAAACCTGCTACCATA from Hydrogenobacter sp. includes the following:
- a CDS encoding nitroreductase family protein, whose protein sequence is MEFFEVIERRHSVRSYRKDPVEEEKIHLILKATGKAPSAGDLQAFEVVLIRDERKKAQIARFALNQWFIAEAPAVFVFFANPDRNAWKYGRRGIELYSLQDATIACVYAQLAATALGLGTCWVGAFDEKGLKQLLDVPASWKPVSILTLGYPAEEPLPAPKRSVEDFLHIR
- a CDS encoding phosphoribosyltransferase family protein — encoded protein: MIFPDRVSAGKILGEYIKDKIDRKLNPIVLGIPRGGVIVAKEVAKVLDLPMSLLIVRKLGVPQNPELAFGAIDPDGELYIDKRTVEYFKISQEDIRKVASEELSKIRERQKLFLKGGAPDVTDREVIVVDDGIATGYTVIAGVSFVKRKGAVKVIVASPVCPADTLGKIREYADEVYCYHISEEPGFAVGMFYKDFRQVEDKEVVELLNNGVL
- a CDS encoding DUF2103 domain-containing protein, with amino-acid sequence MSKRRKNKIKIEHSLLEGLEEHLKVISSFDSVKSIIPGRIARQNGGRGSKGLFLKYATPSGFKLLYKNGTSTQEVFVVCSDSKAFEKQFRETYGYEV
- a CDS encoding type III pantothenate kinase — translated: MKVLTLDVGNTSIDACLFDGKDITFLGKFSHWQVEDLKNSYDEIYIASVKPSMNRFLMETFKNACFILNEHIPLKATFDTKNVGIDRLLNLYGALNFYSEDALVVSCGTALVLDVLVRGAFEGGFITLGLLGKLKCLSEKAELIPSLDLKKVDVFVGRDTQSAILGGILREAKSFIVVLLDELKKTYFREFSLIITGGDGWLLRDMGVYDPLLIHKAILRIRKFL